One Syntrophus gentianae DNA segment encodes these proteins:
- a CDS encoding glycine/sarcosine/betaine reductase component B subunit has protein sequence MLLELGTIPVEEIAWGRKTAIDGKVLSIHREELIEKTRGDDPRIASVGADLARPGESVRILPVKDVIEPRVKVEGRGGIFPGLISGVETVGTGRTHVLAGCAVVTAGQILGFQEGLIDMSGPGARYSSFSRLLNIVLAIDVNPGLSSHQHEEAIRMAGLRAAVYLGEAGRDTRPASMSRIEWPRPSIRQGDPTDLPGVAYVCMLLSQGLLHDTYLYGRDVKTLLPTLLGPTEGMDGAIVSGNCVSACDKNTTYHHQNNPVISELFRRDGIDLRFLGTVVTNANVTLLDKVRSAEYAVKLVEMLGADGGVLSKEGFGNPDADAMMICAGLGERGIRTVLISDEFAGSDGASQSLADVTPHADAIVSVGNANQRITLPPVDKVLGDIRVAEKLAGGQSGSLSKEGGLQVELQAILGATNELGFELLSARGA, from the coding sequence ATGCTTCTCGAACTGGGCACCATCCCTGTAGAGGAAATTGCCTGGGGTCGAAAGACCGCCATCGACGGCAAAGTCCTTTCGATCCACCGCGAAGAACTCATCGAAAAAACGAGGGGGGATGATCCCCGCATCGCTTCCGTCGGGGCCGACCTGGCGCGGCCCGGCGAGAGTGTGCGCATTCTTCCCGTCAAGGACGTCATCGAACCCCGCGTCAAGGTTGAGGGAAGGGGTGGAATCTTCCCCGGCTTGATTTCCGGCGTGGAGACCGTGGGAACGGGACGGACCCACGTGCTTGCGGGGTGTGCCGTGGTGACTGCGGGGCAGATCTTGGGCTTTCAGGAGGGACTGATCGACATGAGCGGTCCGGGCGCCCGGTACAGCTCTTTTTCCCGTCTCCTCAACATCGTTCTGGCCATCGACGTCAACCCCGGCTTATCGTCGCATCAGCATGAAGAGGCCATCCGGATGGCCGGCCTGCGCGCCGCCGTCTATCTGGGCGAGGCAGGCCGCGACACCAGGCCGGCTTCGATGAGCCGGATCGAATGGCCCCGCCCCTCGATCCGGCAGGGAGACCCCACCGATCTTCCCGGGGTGGCTTATGTCTGCATGCTGCTGAGCCAGGGGCTGCTCCACGACACCTACCTCTACGGACGCGACGTGAAGACCCTTCTGCCCACCCTTCTTGGACCCACCGAAGGCATGGACGGGGCCATCGTCAGCGGGAACTGCGTTTCCGCCTGTGACAAGAACACCACCTATCATCACCAAAACAATCCGGTCATCTCCGAACTTTTCCGGCGGGACGGAATCGATCTCCGCTTCCTGGGGACCGTTGTGACCAATGCCAACGTGACGCTTCTCGACAAGGTCCGCTCCGCGGAATATGCGGTCAAGCTGGTCGAAATGCTGGGCGCCGATGGGGGCGTTCTTTCCAAGGAGGGCTTCGGGAATCCCGATGCCGATGCCATGATGATCTGTGCCGGGCTGGGAGAGAGGGGAATCCGGACCGTTCTGATATCCGACGAATTTGCCGGGAGTGACGGGGCGTCCCAGTCCCTGGCGGATGTGACCCCCCATGCCGATGCCATTGTGAGCGTGGGCAATGCCAACCAGCGGATTACGCTCCCTCCCGTGGATAAGGTGCTCGGCGATATCCGGGTTGCGGAAAAGCTGGCGGGAGGGCAGTCCGGCAGCCTTTCTAAGGAGGGCGGCCTTCAGGTTGAGCTGCAGGCGATTCTGGGCGCCACGAACGAACTGGGGTTTGAGTTGTTGTCGGCACGGGGAGCGTAG
- a CDS encoding alpha/beta hydrolase: protein MEILKRRPPGIMTLRFLILPVLLFLSGCDYLNFWERQKILENSFQNKPRMETLRELSPESCLAIAGKLVLNRPFDGPLLVVAVSDRFKTREIVASRSISPPLLYYSLFLPEGNYDLSFFADLNKDGFFDGDELVGRTNSGNSISITVEKAEDNALVNGPEIRIDVGHPTTSDLPVHARVMLQSNKYESLDDEFFDPHYGTMGLYRPTEFLAHTQGAFFQLEDYDRNKTMIIFVHGVEGTPRDWKYFVEGLDRKRFQPWFFYYPSGLPLERLGNFLAYYILNMDKTPGNGINRLVIVAHSMGGLVARSAIDRLCRDGKPSYLKMSISLSSPYGGVEAARAGTKTAPVMVPSWRDVATDSPFLENIYRTALPTDLPFHLFFGYRNRSGQSSDGTITLRSQLDTRIQMEAFRIYGYDTTHLGILNDESVRRAFYGILETAVP, encoded by the coding sequence ATGGAGATCTTGAAGCGAAGGCCCCCGGGCATAATGACCCTCCGGTTCCTGATACTGCCTGTTCTCCTTTTCCTGTCCGGATGCGATTACCTCAACTTCTGGGAAAGACAAAAAATCCTGGAAAACAGCTTTCAGAACAAACCACGTATGGAAACCCTGCGTGAACTTTCCCCCGAATCCTGCCTTGCCATTGCAGGCAAGCTCGTTCTGAACCGGCCTTTTGATGGTCCGCTCCTGGTTGTCGCCGTATCAGACAGGTTTAAGACGCGGGAAATCGTCGCCAGCCGGAGCATCAGTCCCCCGCTTCTGTATTACTCTCTCTTCCTCCCGGAAGGGAACTACGACCTTTCCTTTTTCGCCGATCTTAATAAAGATGGTTTTTTTGATGGAGACGAACTCGTCGGCCGGACGAATTCCGGCAATTCCATCTCAATCACAGTGGAAAAGGCCGAAGACAATGCCCTGGTGAACGGTCCGGAAATACGCATTGACGTGGGTCATCCCACCACATCGGATCTGCCGGTCCATGCGCGGGTCATGTTGCAAAGCAATAAATATGAATCTCTCGACGATGAATTTTTCGATCCCCATTATGGCACGATGGGGCTTTATCGGCCGACGGAGTTTCTGGCCCATACCCAGGGCGCCTTTTTTCAATTGGAGGATTATGACCGCAACAAGACGATGATTATCTTCGTCCATGGCGTCGAAGGGACCCCGCGGGACTGGAAATACTTCGTCGAAGGGCTGGACCGGAAGCGCTTTCAGCCCTGGTTCTTTTATTATCCCTCGGGATTGCCCCTGGAGAGGCTTGGCAATTTCCTGGCCTATTACATTCTAAACATGGACAAGACCCCCGGCAATGGCATCAACCGTCTGGTGATCGTGGCACACAGCATGGGGGGACTCGTTGCCCGCTCGGCCATTGACCGGTTATGCCGGGATGGTAAGCCTTCCTACCTGAAAATGTCCATCTCCCTGTCCTCGCCCTATGGAGGGGTCGAAGCTGCCCGCGCGGGCACGAAAACGGCCCCCGTCATGGTGCCTTCGTGGCGCGACGTGGCGACGGACAGTCCCTTTCTGGAGAATATCTATCGAACGGCCTTGCCGACAGATCTTCCCTTTCACCTGTTTTTCGGTTACCGCAACAGGTCGGGACAAAGCAGCGACGGAACGATTACCCTGCGCAGTCAACTGGATACTCGAATTCAGATGGAAGCCTTTCGGATTTATGGTTACGATACGACGCATTTGGGTATTCTCAACGATGAATCCGTGCGACGAGCCTTCTACGGGATACTTGAGACCGCCGTACCATAA